The stretch of DNA TGCCGGAGAGCTGATGGATCAGCGTGGTCTTGCCGGCGCCGTTCGGGCCGATGACGGCGTGCAACTCGCCCGACGCCACGTCGAGGCTGACGTCGTCGGTGACCTTCAGCGCGCCGTAGGACTTGCGCAAGTTACGAACGGAGAGGAGCGAGGTCACGCGCGCCTCCCGATCTTCGCCGCCAGCCCGGCGAGCCCGCCGCGGGAGAGGAGCACGACCGCCACCAGCATCACCCCGAGGCCGAGGCGCCAATGGTCGGAGTAATGCGCCAGCACCTCTTCGAGCGCGATCAGCGCCGCCGCCCCGACCACCGGCCCGACGAGCGTGCCCATGCCGCCGAGCACCACCATGACGATCAGTTCGCCCGAGCGCTGCCAGCTCATATAGGCCGGCGAGACGAACTCGGCCTGGTTCGCCAGCAGCACCCCGGCGAGGCCCGCCACGGCCCCGGCGATGACGTAGGCGGTGAGCCGGTAGGGCAGGGGCGAGAAGCCGATCGCCTGCATCCGCACGGCGTTGTCGCGGCTGCCGCGCAGGACCCGGCCGAAGCGCGAGGCGACGACGCGGCGGAGCACCAGCAGCGCGACCGCCAGCACCGCCAGCACGAGGTAGAACAGCGCCGGATCGCCCTCGATCAGCCGCATCCCGAACAGGGTCGAGCGGCCCGACAGCGGCAACCCGTCGTCGCCGCCGTAAGCGGCGAGCGAGACCATGAAGAAATACGCCATCTGCCCGAAGGCCAGCGTGATCATGATGAAGTAGACGCCGCGGGTGCGGAGGCTGATCGCCCCGGTGACGAGGGCGAAGAGCGCGCACATGCCCGCCGCCACCGGCGCCTGCACCGCGAGATCGCGGATGCCGTGGGCGTCGAGGATGCCGACCGCGTAGGCGCCTAAGCCGATGAAGGCGGCGTGCCCGAACGACACCATCGCGCCGTAGCCGAGCACGAGGTCGAGGGAGAGGGCGGCGAGCCCGAAGATCATCATCCGGGTCGCGGTGACGACCAGGAACGGCAGGCCGGCGGCTTCCGCCGCGACCGGCAGGGCGGCGAGCGCCGCGAGCACCAGCCCGGCGAGGCCCGCGCCGGAGAAGGCGGCCCGGCGCCGGGGCGGCTCGGCGGTGATGCGGGCGACGAGGGCGGTCATCGGGAGCCCCGCGCCGGAAACAGGCCGGAGGGCCGGAAGAACAGGACGGCGGCCATCAGGATGTAGATCAGCATCGGCGCCAGCGTCCGCCCGGTCTGCGAGGCGGCGGACGCATCCATCACGCTGCGCAGCAGGATCGGCCCGAAGGTGCGCCCGAGCTGGTCGGCGAGACCGACGAGGAGACCGGCGACGAAGGCGCCCCGCACCGAGCCGACCCCGCCGATGACGATGACCACGAAGGTCAGGATCAGCACCGAATCGCCCATGCCGGGATCGACCGACAGGATCGGCGCCACCATCGCGCCGGCGAACCCCGCCAGCATCGCGCCGAGCCCGAACACCACCAGGAACAGCCGGCGGATGTCGATGCCGAGCGCCGCCACCATCGGGCCGTTGCTGGCGCCGGCCCGCAGGCGCATGCCGAGCCGGGTGTGGTTGACGAGGAGATGGAGCCCGAGGGCCGTGGCGAGGCCGGCGGCGATGATCGCGACCCGGTAGAGCGGGTAATGCAGGGTGCCGACGAGGTGGACCGAGCCCGACAGGGCATCCGGCACCGGCACGCTCATGGGTGCCGCCCCCCAGACGATGCGCACGCCCTCGTTGAGGATCAGGATCAGCCCGAAGGTGGCGAGCACCTGGTCGAGATGGTCGCGCCCGTAGAGGTGGCGCACCACGAGGAATTCGAGCGCCAGCCCGAAGGCGAGCGTCGCCGGCAGCGCCAGCAGCAGCCCGAGGCCGAAGCTGCCGGTGGCGGCGGTGAACGTCGCCGCGAGATAGGCGCCGATCATGTAGAGCGCGCCGTGGGCGAGGTTGATGAGGTCCATCACCCCGAAGATCAGCGTCAGCCCCGCCGCCACCAGGAACAGCAGGATGCCGAGCTGGACGCCGTTCAGCGCCTGGATCAGGAACAGGTTGAGCATCACACGACCCGATCGCGCGGGGTTCGCCCGAAGGCGCGTGCCACCCTCGGCGTCATCCCGGGGCCGCGCAGCGGAGCCCGGGATCCAGAACCGCAGGTGGTACAAGCAACGATGGAACGGTTCCGCTTCATCCGACATCCTCGGCGGCTCTGGATTCCGGGCTCCGCTGACGCGGCCCCGGAATGACGCGGAGTTTCATGATGATCCGTCAGCGGGTCACGGTTACTTCATCTTGCACTCGGCCGCATAATTGTCCTGATAATTCGAAAAGATCTTTTCGGCGATCTGGGTCTCGTACTTGCCGTCCGGGCGCTTGGCCGCCTTGACGAGGTAGAAGTCCTGGATCGGATAGTGGTTGTTGCCGATCTTGAAGGCGCCGCGCAGGGAGGTGAACTCGGCGGCCTTGAGGCCGGCGCGGATCGCGTCCTTGTCCTTCAGGTCGCCCTTGGCGCGCTTGACCGCCGCGTCGATCATCAGGGCGGCGTCGTAGGCCTGCATGGCGTAGGTGCCCGGCACGCTGCCGTACTTCTTCTCGTAGGCGGCGACGAAAGCCTTGGATTGCGGGTTGTCGAGGTTCGGCGCCCAGTTGGCGCCGCCATAATACCCGACCGCCGCGTCCTTCTGGGCCGGCAGGGTGCTCTCGTCGACCGTGAAGGCGGAGAGGAACGGGATCGTGCTCAGGCCCGCCTGGCGGTACTGGCGCACCAGGTTGACGCCCATGCCGCCGGGCATGAAGGCGAAGACCGCGTCGGGCTGCGCCGCCGAGATCTGGGCGAGCTCGGCCGAGAAGTCGAGCTGGCCGAGCGGGGTGAACATCTCGTTCACGACCTCGCCCTTGTAGGAATGCTTGAAGCCGGCGAGCGAATCCTTGCCCGCCTGATAGTTCGGCGCGAGCAGGACGAGGCGCTTGTAGCCCTTGTTCTGGGCGTACTTGCCGAGCACCTCGTGGACCTGGTCGTTCTGGTAGGAGGAGACGAACAGGTTC from Methylobacterium aquaticum encodes:
- a CDS encoding branched-chain amino acid ABC transporter permease produces the protein MTALVARITAEPPRRRAAFSGAGLAGLVLAALAALPVAAEAAGLPFLVVTATRMMIFGLAALSLDLVLGYGAMVSFGHAAFIGLGAYAVGILDAHGIRDLAVQAPVAAGMCALFALVTGAISLRTRGVYFIMITLAFGQMAYFFMVSLAAYGGDDGLPLSGRSTLFGMRLIEGDPALFYLVLAVLAVALLVLRRVVASRFGRVLRGSRDNAVRMQAIGFSPLPYRLTAYVIAGAVAGLAGVLLANQAEFVSPAYMSWQRSGELIVMVVLGGMGTLVGPVVGAAALIALEEVLAHYSDHWRLGLGVMLVAVVLLSRGGLAGLAAKIGRRA
- a CDS encoding branched-chain amino acid ABC transporter permease encodes the protein MLNLFLIQALNGVQLGILLFLVAAGLTLIFGVMDLINLAHGALYMIGAYLAATFTAATGSFGLGLLLALPATLAFGLALEFLVVRHLYGRDHLDQVLATFGLILILNEGVRIVWGAAPMSVPVPDALSGSVHLVGTLHYPLYRVAIIAAGLATALGLHLLVNHTRLGMRLRAGASNGPMVAALGIDIRRLFLVVFGLGAMLAGFAGAMVAPILSVDPGMGDSVLILTFVVIVIGGVGSVRGAFVAGLLVGLADQLGRTFGPILLRSVMDASAASQTGRTLAPMLIYILMAAVLFFRPSGLFPARGSR
- a CDS encoding ABC transporter substrate-binding protein — protein: MTPIRNASFLATALMGATLLAGPAAAQGAEKVRVGLMFTLSGPSAVLGEQGRDGFLLALDTLGKKLGGLDAEVVTVDDELKPDVATNKARELVKRDRVDFVVGPTFSNVLRAVVRPVTEGGAFLISPNAGTSNYAGAECNPNLFVSSYQNDQVHEVLGKYAQNKGYKRLVLLAPNYQAGKDSLAGFKHSYKGEVVNEMFTPLGQLDFSAELAQISAAQPDAVFAFMPGGMGVNLVRQYRQAGLSTIPFLSAFTVDESTLPAQKDAAVGYYGGANWAPNLDNPQSKAFVAAYEKKYGSVPGTYAMQAYDAALMIDAAVKRAKGDLKDKDAIRAGLKAAEFTSLRGAFKIGNNHYPIQDFYLVKAAKRPDGKYETQIAEKIFSNYQDNYAAECKMK